The Lutra lutra chromosome 16, mLutLut1.2, whole genome shotgun sequence genome segment AAGCATGCAGGCTTGAGATGTGAGTGGGCACCTTCCCTCAGAGCTCTCAGGCCAGGGGGTCTCCTACCTGCTTCTCTGGCTCCTTTGCCCGCCCGTCCCCGGGCCCCCcacatccccccactccctcctccatGACCAGCCGGCCCCTGGCAGCCACATTTTGGACCCTTGCTATGCTCTGTTCTGTGCAAGCTCCTCCCAGTCTCACCTCTGATGATGCTCTGGGCTCCGACACCTCCCAGTCTGGTCCCTCTAGGGGGTTCTGCCCTCTTCCCCCAGCTAGTCCCTGTCCCTGAGCACCCCATAGCACGGGATACTCCCCCTGTCGAGGATGGGACTGCCTCTCCTCCAGTGAACCTGATCTTAGTCTCGTCCTTCAGACCGGAAAACCGGGGGTCATCTTTGCCTCCTCGACCCCATGTCCTGAAGTCAGACTCCTCTCCATTGCACCCCTTAAACATCTTTCAAGGCCATCCCATCCATCCCATACCCCTGCCCTAAATCAGCCCACCctcacctcccagcctccagTTTACCTCCTCCTAAATCCACCCTCCACACTGCTGTCAGAGTGATCTTTCTAGCGACTGTTCCGAGTGTAGATCTGACCCCTGTTTAAAACTCGTTATCAACCCAAACCACCTGAATCACAGGATGAAACCCAAGACCTTTCTTTAACTGGACCCCTAAAGCCCTGGGCCATCCAGCCCCATCGGCCCGGCtggctctcttcttccctctcccctcctgagCTACACTTTGAGGTGCTGgactcttcctcctcccaggggTCCCAGCACatcctgttccttctgcctggaagccccctctcccactgtgtggCAGCCCAGGCCTCCTGGCCATTGGGTCCCAGCTACACCGGCAGCTctcacagccccccaccccacccccgggtcCTCTTGAGCTTCCCACTTGCTCAGAACCTGCTGTCCTGCCCTCACACCGCTTGCCACCGCTTAGAGCTCGTGCTTCTGTGTGCTCGGCTGGTTCGTCTCTGCCTCTGTCAGAGCCCAAATTCTGCGTGCCCATAAGGACCGCCGATCACAGCTGTacccccacacccagcccagggCCCGACATAAAAGTCGAGGCCCAATGCCTATTTGTGGAACAAATCATCCTTTCATCTCGGCCTCTCAGAACCCCACTCCCATTGCTCTCATGTCTGGCCTTTGCAGTTGCTTCCTCTTCCGGAAaggttccttccttcccctcccacctggGCCAATCCTCATATCATAGGACCAATTTCTCGGCCAGGAGTCCCTGGCCCCCTCATTTGAATTAGGATTTCCCTCTGGGCTCCCTGAGTCCCCTGTACATAGCACTCCATGACAACACTGTCACCTTGCAAATGGCCAGGTAAATATGAGCGATTGTTGCTGGTCATGATCTGCGGCtatctccccaccctgcccccagaccTCTTGGCTCCAGCTTGCTCAAGGGCATCCATTCTCTGCCTTTCAAAGCATCAGGAACCCCATTTCCCATCCATTCGATATGCACTGATCAGGGACAGCCTGTGCTGTTTGCTTTCTGGCAGCAacggggggtgggcaggaggaggaaagggaggcagaCATGATCCTgccctgggagaggcagaagcaggtgcAAACGGAGGAGCTAAGTCAATGCCAATGGCACCCGGTGTGCCCACGGAGGCACCAaggaggctgggggccaggggggcGGGGCTCATGCACTGAGTTCTGCCCCTTCACTGAGCAGCTGCTCTCTGCCCCCCGCGGGCATGGTAGGGGAGGAGCCATGGGGACATGGAGAGGTTAGCCATGCTGGCCACCCTCCCCTGGGAGCAGCTAGAGGGACCAAGGTGGGGTACAGCTAGCTACCAGAGGGATCTCAGCCCAACCCGGCGGTCACTTTTCTGTCTGTCTGAGGCCGGGCTGCTCGGCCTCCCCTCTTTCCTGACATTCCCCACACACCAGGGTTTATCAGAGTGACGTTCAGAGGCAACCTCCATTGATGTCACCTGGGATGGGCGGGGGTCGGGGTGCAGTGACTTATGGTATTGGGTTCCGGTCTCCTGAAAAGCTCCCTGGGCTGGGATGCTGGAATCTGCATGTGTTGTAAGGACCCCACTCTGCCTGGCACACTCAGTTGTGAGAGCCCCACCGCAGCCCTGGCTTCCAGGACCAGCCTGCCTGCCCTCCTTGCCCTGGCGTCCAGTTCCTCGCTGGGGTCCTTTGGGGgctgctcttcctctgcccatccctttAATGCCAGGGTGCCCAGGGCTCCCCCATCCAAGCCCCTCGCTCCCTTTGTATATTCACCCCTCCTGCACCCCAGGCTAGACTTTATTCCGCCCTTGGATGTCCAGCAGTATCCAGATTTGACCTGACCAAAGCTGACCCCATCATCCTTTCCCCAGAACCcgccttcttccctccccccaccccgcctttgGTGCTCACCTCAGCAAGCGTCCCGCCTTGTTGCCCACACCAGAAACTTGGGGATCATACTcaactcctctcctcccttcctctctcatccCAGCAACGATCACCTCCTAATTATTTCACCTCCTAAAGATGTTCTTGGTGTCCCCCCTCTTTCCCCAGACCCTTGCCTCCATCCCCTAACTggttcctgccccttccctccctctagTCTCTCCTCTTTCCAGTGTTCCCCAAAGGCTTTCCAAAATGCAATCTGACTAGAATCACCAGCCCCCCGAAAACCCTTCAAAGGTCCCAGCCCATGACCCAACACATGAGAGCCTCCCACTCCAGCCTCTTCTCCCAGCCTCACTCCCCTCTGTGCTCCAGGGAGAGCACACGGCTTCTGCTTCCAGCCTCCTACCTCTGACCAGTCAGTGCCCTCTGCCAGGAAGGGGCCTTGCTGGGCTGACTCTTCCTCACATCCTcagcatcacctcctccaggaggccatCCTTGATTCTCCCGGACCCTGCCCGCACTGTACCTGGTGCATCCATAATGCCTGTTACAGGGATCCTGCTGTTCGACTCGCCACACTGAATTATAATCATTGATTTCCATGTCTCAGATGCACAGCAGCCAGTGAgatccttgagggcagggagggtgggtgtCCCATCTGCCTGTGTATCCCAGACCCTGGCCTCGAACCTGGCACTGAGGACAGGCTCAGCTAGTGCTCGAGAGATGAATGCAGAGGGGGGAACTCGGAGGAAGTGAGAGCCGGAAACGGccaagagggcagggagggcaagCCTGGCAGGAGGCACAGCCAGAGCAAATGTGTGGGAAGTAGAAAAGCAAGAGTTTCCCTTTATTGCCTTCCCACGACTGCCCACCAGCCACTGTGCCTGAGCTTTGTTTGCACATTTTGTCTCTTTTAGTTCTTGCAACAACAGATCAGGAAACTGGCATCAGAGAACCAAagcaacctgcccaaggtcacacagccgaGCCGGGAGAGGAATCCAGGAATTGTCTGGCCTGAAAACCTGTGCTCGTTCCCCTGAGCCACACTGCTCTCCTGGGGTTAGGACCTTCTGGGGATGGACAGGGAGTGGGCCCCGCGATGCCTCTGCCTGGCTGAACACCGGAACTAGCTGCCCACGCTCAGGCCGACAGCTTCTCCCTCCCAGCCGGACCGGAGGCTCAGAGGCCAGACCAAGATTTATCTGCTCCTTCTTCCCCTGACTTTGGGGGTCGTTAAtggacatgcacacacacacaaacacacagactcCATCAGGGAAGGGCTGCTGCATCCTGGTACtgcccagggtgcctgggggaaCGCAGGGGGCTCTGTGACGCTGTCTGGGTTCTGCAGAATCTGTCTCCCTCATCGCACTTGGCCCAGGCTGATATTAAGATTCATCTGCATTCCCCGCGCACCCGCCTGGCagatggtgggggaggaggctgggtgCGTGCTGGGGGCTGCAGCCAGAGACCAAGCTGGGCCTGGAGGGCCACAGAGCACAGTGCCCACCCAGCGTGCTCCCTGGGCCCCGGCCCAAGCTGGGGCCCACTCCAGCTGCTGGGGTACCTCCTCACCCTCCCAGCCTCTAAGGGGTGCTAGGACTTGACCTTTGCTTTTCCTAAGGACTTTAAAGGGGTCCTGGAATTCCAGCAAGGAAATATGGGTTATGAGTGGGATGATGGAGGATGGGACGCACCTTTGGGGATTTCAGATTAGggtccttctcttcctccttgccCTGGAGGTTGGCAGAGAGGTCAGAGAGGATGAAGGACCCCGTTCGGATAGGAGCACCATGTCCCAGCCTGGTCACCCCCTGAGTTACAGGGAGGGGAAGTAGTGAAGATTGACGACACAGCTCCCAGGGAGACCTTGCCTGCCTGTCCTCAGCTTCTTGGGAGGCTTACCTCTAACCCCAGTCCCAGAAATCCGCCTGGCCCCTAGTGACCTTTTCAGCCCAGGACTCTGGAGGAAAGTTTCCTGTCACAATGACTGGAcagggtgtgtgggggtggggggtggttatCCGAGCCCCTCTGAGtaaagcagaagaggaaaaaactgaCATTGTAACAAGGGAGTAGAAGCTAGACATCTAGAAGAACTTCCTCAGCACAGAAACAAGTCCTGCAGAAACAAAGTGACTTTCAGCTATGGGGATAGGCTCCTCGTTATTGACGTTCTTTATTGGCTGTAGGAATGGGTTTGGGAAAAATAACCTTTCCCAAGTCCAGGTCTCCTGGGGCTCGGGGAGAACAGCGGATTCCCACTGCCCGCTGCAGAGGAACGGGCGCCTTGCCAGAGGGATGGAAAGGGCAGGGTCCCCATCCCAGGGCCgccaccctctcctctcctggcCGAGAGTTCCTCCGCCCCCGCGTCCTGCCCCCTTAGTCCTAGGTCCCCGGGCTGCGGGCCGGCAGGGGAGGAGTTAATTCCGGAGGTACCGGTTGGGCTCACCGtacctgccgccgccgccgccgccgccgccgccgccgcggcggGTGGGAGGGACGAGGACGCGGGAGCCGCCTGGGCGCCAGGAGCGCTCCAGTCTGGCAGGGTGCTGCGCGGGGAGCGGGCGGCGGGGCTCCGCGCCGCTAGGGGCTTCCGCCAGGGGGCGCGCCGCGACGGGGCGGGAGGGGCCGTCTGGTCTGGGGAATTAGCGCCAGGGACGGGCGCGCGCGCGGGTCCCCAGCACATCTGGGCGAGAGCGGCGCCGCTGGACCGAGGGGGGCGCCTAGCGCAGATCTGGAGCGGCAGAGGCACCGCGCGGCTGGGGCCCTTCGAGGCGTTCGGGGAGCACATCTGGGACCTCGAGAAGGGGCCGCGCCGCGCACAGctgggccgggggaggggagcGGCGGCCGCACAGCTGGACCGGAGGGGGCGGGGTCGGTCCCGGGCGCCCGGCAGAGGAGAGGGCCGCGAGCCTCTGGGGACTGGAGCATGGGACGGCGCTCCTGAAGGAGCAGGGGCGAGACAGGGGCCTGGGAGCCCGGCAGCAAAAGAGGAGAGCGAGGGGCCCGAGAGCAAAGGAGGAAAATGCAACTGACTCGCTGCTGCTTCGTGTTCCTAGTGCAGGGAAGCCTCTATCTGGTGAGTGGCCCGCGGGGAGCTGCGCGGAGGGGCGGGGGCCCGGAGGACGGGGGAGAGCCCGGAaactttctcccttccccacgaCATCCCCAGGATGGAGGGGGAAGCCCGGAGGCCGGGGGAGAGGGCGGGTCCGAGGACCGAGACTGGCCCGCAAGGGTTAATAGGGGCGGGGAGAGGGTGCGCGGCTGGCCCACCCACTCGGCCGCCGGCGGCGGGAGGTGCGACCAGCACGAGGGAAAAGGCCAGCAGCGGGGCGCCAAGGGTTCCTCGACCCCGTCCCGGCGCCCCGGGACGCGCGGAAGGGGAATGGAGGTGGGCGGCAGAGCTGACCACCTGCCGGGTCTGGGGCCCTGGGCTATTCTCTGACCTCGGAGACCCCGAGGGCCCGGGACCTGGGTCCCCCGGCGCGCAGAGCCTGTCCAGGCAGGGGGCGGCCCCCAGCGGCGCCCGCTCTCGCCTTCCCtcccgctccctccctccccgcctgttgttttcctctcctttcccggCTGCGCGCAGCCCGAGCCCCACAGGACCTGGGCAGGCGGCTCCCGCCCCGGGCGCCCGCGGCGGCTGAGCCGAGCGCCCCAGAGCCCGCTCCCCGAGCGCTCGCTCGCCGCGTCCCTGCCGCCCGGGACGCCCGGGAGTCCCaccccggccccccgcccccagtcctGCCTTAGGGAAGCCTCGGCCCCTCATCTGGACCTGCCCGTTTCCTCAAAACAATAACACTCCCCCCCGTGCCACCTCCCCTTTGCCACAGTGTGGAAGCACCCTTTCCTTCTATCCGCACCTGcggcccttctccccaccctccagccacTGAGCGGCGATCCCTGGGGCCAAGTAACAGGGGGCTGCAGCCTGGGGCCCTCCTGGctgtccctctgccctacccctggGGCCTAGCGGGTAGGGTCATATGCCTCTGCGGGCATAGCTGAGGCCAGaacggggggaggggtggagggaggggaagcatgTAGACCCAGGGGTCCCTTTGGAGCCCTCCAGAGACCAGCCCTCCGGCCTCCCTCATCCTCACCCCAGGGGCCACCCGGAAACCCAAACACTGCCCAGCTGTGAGCTGGAGCCCCTAGCGCTGGAAAGACAGACACGCAGGGCGAGTACTCTAGAAGCTGAGTAAGCACACTCCTGCCGCTGCCCTTAGGAGACCTCGTCTACTCCCTGATGCCCTCCTGAGCCACTGGGTGTCCGAGCTGGGTCACACTGTCTGGCTGGCCTGCCCCACAGCCCCTTCAGGAGGCCTTCCCAGGTGCTGCCTGTTGCCGTAGCCGATCCGGCATTGGCCGGCCAAGGCTTAGCAGTTCGGCACAAGAGTCCCAGTGGGCCTGGGCTTGGGTAGAACCTCCATAAACGACCCTATCTGGTTCCTGAGGCCAGGAGGGAGCCGTGGAATGAAAGGGCTGACCCTGTGTGATCCAGCCTCGTAGGGATGTCACCTTTGAATCCTggtgtcctcatctgtagaatgggctcCTCGGGGAGCAATAGGGTCCCGGCACGTCCTCATGGGTGATCCCCTGAGTTTTTGACCTTCCCTATCTTGGCCTTCCTGGTGGTGGAGTTCACTCTAGGGCTCCTCCTAGTCCTCCTGTCCAAACTTAAACTGCATTTGTACATGACCAGAAACGTCACTGCTTTCTTATTCTGTTGTCTGTTGGGTCTCTTAGCCTCCGAGGACAAAATATCCTAGGGTTTCAGGGTGGCGATGTCTCATCCGACAGAAAAGGACATGCCAAAAAGCAGGGCCTGCACCTCTCCTGCCAACCCCGGGGTCTTTCCCAGAGTAGGGGTGGAGCTTTCCTATTCAACTCGGGGCTCCTTCAGGGCAGTGGCTATGCCTTCCCATCACCTTGTGAATTTCTCAGAGGCAGGGAATTTCCTCTGTGAAATTGTGACCTTATAACCAACCTCTCCTGTAAGACCGGAGGCTCCAGCAGCACAAGGCTATGCCTCTGACAGGTGAGGACTCTCCCAGGATCAGGAGCTGGGCCTCCCCCATCAGACTGGAAACTCCCTAGGGGCAGGGACTGTGTCCTCTTGTCCGCTGGAGGGAATTCTTGATCATCCTTCCAGACTTAGAGTAGTGGCCAAAGGCAGgatggtgggagggatggggtgggggtgaccTGAATGTCAGCAGGGGAGCTGGGGCCGTGACACAAGGCAGAGTGTACACTCAACCCCTAGCGAAAGTGGGTGATATGCAGGGGTCCCTCAACGTCAGGTCAGTGGAAGGGACAGGATGTTGGTGGGGGACAGAGACCAGAACTCCTGGGTCTTCTGGGGACGGGGGTTTCACTCTCCTCCCAACTCCCTCCACAGGTCATCTGTGGCCTGGATGATGGCCCTCCTGGCTCAGAGGACCCTGAGCGCGATGACCATGAGAGCCAGCCCCGGCCTCGGATGCCTCGGAAGCGGGGCCACATCTCACCTAAGTCCCGTCCCATGGCCAACTCCACTCTGCTAGGGCTGCTGGCTCCACCTGGGGAGGCATGGGGCGTCCTTGGGCAGCCCCCCAACCGCCCAAACCACAGCCCCCCTCCTTCGGCCAAGGTGAAGAAAATCTTCGGCTGGGGTGACTTCTACTCCAACATCAAGACCGTGGCCCTGAACCTGCTCGTCACGGGGAAGATCGTGGACCACGGCAACGGGACCTTCAGCGTCCACTTCCGACACAATGCCACC includes the following:
- the NXPH3 gene encoding neurexophilin-3 isoform X1: MQLTRCCFVFLVQGSLYLVICGLDDGPPGSEDPERDDHESQPRPRMPRKRGHISPKSRPMANSTLLGLLAPPGEAWGVLGQPPNRPNHSPPPSAKVKKIFGWGDFYSNIKTVALNLLVTGKIVDHGNGTFSVHFRHNATGQGNISISLVPPSKAVEFHQEQQIFIEAKASKIFNCRMEWEKVERGRRTSLCTHDPAKTCSRDHAQSSATWSCSQPFKVVCVYIAFYSTDYRLVQKVCPDYNYHSDTPYYPSG